Proteins encoded by one window of Halosolutus amylolyticus:
- a CDS encoding hemolysin family protein has protein sequence MALSPLFEVVLAAYDVPVVGLEFDQSTVTILGVLAVVVLIGLSAFFSSSEIAMFNLPKHRLEGMVEEGTEGAELVKVLKDDPHRLLVTILVGNNIVNIAMSSIATAILSIYFGGLVGVLLATFGITALVLLFGESVPKSYAVENTESWAVRISKPLKATEYLLFPLIVLFDYLTRQVNRLTGSTGAIESPYVTRDEIQEMIESGEREGVLEEEEHEMLTRIFRFNNTIVKEVMTPRLDMTAVPKDADIDEAIETCIQSGHARIPVYEGSLDNVLGIVHIRDLVRDLNYGETEVESLELADLIQPTLHVPESKNVDELLTEMRENRMHMAIVIDEFGTTEGLVTMEDMVEEIIGEILEGGEEQPIEDIDPDTVLVRGEVNIEDVNEALDIDLPEGEEFETIAGFIFNRAGRLVEEGEEIEFDGVRITVEDVENTRIMKARLRKLEQEPNEVDDLEAEGEQ, from the coding sequence ATGGCGTTGTCTCCGCTGTTCGAAGTCGTGCTCGCCGCTTACGATGTCCCAGTCGTGGGTCTCGAGTTCGATCAGTCGACGGTGACGATCCTCGGCGTGCTGGCCGTCGTGGTCCTCATCGGTCTCTCCGCGTTCTTCTCCTCGTCCGAGATCGCGATGTTCAACCTCCCCAAACACCGTCTCGAGGGGATGGTCGAGGAGGGTACCGAGGGAGCAGAACTGGTGAAAGTCCTCAAGGACGATCCACACCGCCTGCTCGTGACGATCCTCGTCGGCAACAACATCGTCAACATCGCGATGTCCTCGATCGCGACGGCCATCCTGTCGATCTACTTCGGCGGACTGGTCGGCGTGTTACTGGCGACGTTCGGGATCACCGCCCTCGTCCTCCTGTTCGGTGAGAGCGTCCCCAAATCCTACGCCGTCGAGAACACCGAGTCCTGGGCCGTTCGCATCTCGAAGCCGCTGAAAGCCACGGAGTACCTGCTGTTCCCGCTGATCGTCCTCTTCGACTACCTCACCCGGCAGGTCAACCGGCTCACGGGCTCGACCGGGGCGATCGAGTCGCCGTACGTCACCCGCGACGAGATCCAGGAGATGATCGAGTCCGGGGAGCGCGAGGGCGTCCTCGAGGAGGAGGAACACGAGATGCTCACCCGCATCTTCCGGTTCAACAACACGATCGTCAAGGAGGTGATGACCCCCCGGCTGGACATGACCGCGGTGCCGAAAGACGCCGACATCGACGAGGCGATCGAGACCTGTATCCAGAGCGGCCACGCGCGGATTCCCGTCTACGAGGGGAGCCTCGACAACGTCCTCGGGATCGTCCACATCCGCGACCTCGTGCGCGACCTCAACTACGGCGAGACCGAAGTCGAGAGCCTCGAACTCGCGGATCTCATCCAGCCGACGCTCCACGTCCCCGAGTCGAAGAACGTCGACGAACTGCTGACCGAGATGCGGGAGAACCGGATGCACATGGCGATCGTCATCGACGAGTTCGGCACCACCGAGGGGCTGGTGACGATGGAGGACATGGTCGAGGAGATCATCGGCGAGATCCTGGAGGGCGGCGAGGAACAGCCGATCGAGGATATCGACCCCGACACCGTCCTCGTCCGGGGCGAGGTCAACATCGAGGACGTCAACGAGGCGCTCGACATCGACCTGCCCGAGGGCGAGGAGTTCGAGACGATCGCCGGCTTCATCTTCAACCGCGCGGGCCGCCTCGTCGAGGAGGGTGAGGAGATCGAGTTCGACGGCGTCCGGATCACCGTCGAGGACGTCGAGAACACCCGAATCATGAAAGCTCGCCTGCGGAAACTCGAGCAGGAACCCAACGAAGTAGACGACCTCGAAGCGGAAGGCGAACAGTAA
- a CDS encoding glutathione S-transferase N-terminal domain-containing protein — protein sequence MTASGSEATAAPITLYRLQGCPFCERVVRLLDEYDLDYTSRFVEPMHSRRDVVKRVAGVRTVPVVVDETTGVTMAESANIVDYLESTYGDRTDVDAAPEAAAADAGGDE from the coding sequence ATGACCGCATCAGGAAGCGAAGCGACGGCCGCACCGATCACGCTCTACCGACTACAGGGGTGTCCTTTCTGCGAACGCGTGGTTCGGCTACTCGACGAGTACGACCTCGACTACACGTCGCGGTTCGTCGAACCGATGCACTCCCGCCGGGACGTCGTCAAGCGCGTCGCGGGCGTCCGGACCGTCCCCGTCGTCGTCGACGAGACCACCGGCGTCACGATGGCCGAGAGTGCGAACATCGTCGACTACCTCGAGTCGACCTACGGCGATCGGACCGACGTGGACGCCGCTCCGGAGGCGGCCGCCGCCGACGCCGGAGGTGACGAGTAA
- a CDS encoding redoxin domain-containing protein, whose product MPEFDVVDLGPADGPDPGDDAPDFTRPLVTDQFWQDRTLSDLTSEGRTILVFTPMIGSFVGKYVYDELADRGWDERDERVVGVTASTPYGISRFLDENDAPFEIFADPANAVAESYGIAHDLDGMAGISEPRPAFVAIDADGTVEAAWVATEWPEFPDYDDLEAQLELA is encoded by the coding sequence ATGCCCGAGTTCGACGTCGTCGACCTCGGCCCCGCCGACGGTCCAGACCCCGGCGACGACGCACCCGACTTCACCCGGCCGCTGGTCACCGACCAGTTCTGGCAGGACCGGACGCTCTCCGACCTCACGAGCGAGGGGCGGACGATCCTCGTCTTCACCCCCATGATCGGCTCCTTCGTTGGCAAGTACGTCTACGACGAACTCGCCGATCGCGGCTGGGACGAGCGCGACGAGCGCGTCGTCGGCGTCACCGCCTCGACCCCGTACGGGATCTCGCGGTTCCTCGACGAGAACGACGCCCCGTTCGAGATCTTCGCCGATCCCGCCAACGCGGTCGCGGAGTCGTACGGCATCGCACACGACCTGGACGGGATGGCCGGAATCAGCGAACCGCGTCCCGCGTTCGTCGCGATCGACGCGGACGGCACCGTCGAGGCGGCGTGGGTCGCGACCGAGTGGCCCGAGTTCCCCGACTACGACGACCTCGAGGCACAACTCGAGCTCGCGTAG
- a CDS encoding L-threonylcarbamoyladenylate synthase, which yields MSELDRAAAAITNGELVVYPTETVYGLGADALDPDAVDRVFDAKGRDRSKPVSLAVPSVPAAFQYVRATDRERHFMARFLPGPVTVLCRRREAVPDELTAGRDRVGVRIPDHDLALALCERAETPITATSANVSGQGSVRRLDDLDPAIREAAAVILGGGETAGTESTVVDVSSGTIHRRGALADEIEAWLDRH from the coding sequence ATGAGTGAACTCGATCGTGCGGCAGCCGCGATCACGAACGGGGAACTCGTCGTCTACCCCACGGAGACCGTCTACGGTCTCGGTGCGGACGCGCTCGATCCCGACGCTGTCGACCGCGTCTTCGACGCCAAGGGGCGGGACCGATCGAAGCCGGTCTCGCTCGCCGTGCCCTCCGTCCCGGCCGCGTTCCAGTACGTGCGGGCGACCGATCGCGAGCGCCACTTCATGGCGCGGTTCCTGCCTGGCCCCGTAACGGTGCTCTGTCGGCGACGCGAGGCCGTCCCGGACGAACTGACGGCCGGGCGCGATCGGGTCGGCGTCCGGATTCCGGACCACGACCTCGCGCTGGCGCTCTGTGAACGGGCCGAGACGCCGATCACCGCGACGAGCGCGAACGTCAGCGGGCAGGGAAGCGTTCGGCGTCTCGACGACCTCGATCCGGCGATCCGCGAGGCGGCCGCGGTGATCCTCGGCGGCGGGGAGACCGCCGGCACCGAGAGCACCGTCGTCGACGTCTCGAGCGGAACCATCCACCGGCGGGGGGCGCTGGCCGACGAGATCGAAGCCTGGCTCGATCGGCACTAA
- a CDS encoding CRISPR-associated protein Cas4, producing MTRHVAFSDLRTAAYCPRKCYYQRTRDDHDRDPPPEVGAVRDLATRYGELLDASPEELAAEPIAVPPATYRERLTNARDRLGGEGGEGGADHWARLRDPADRNALVTGRDCRGIVHKVLAEPIEPAIVSAGKPPERGVWHPQSVHAVAAAKALAWEHERPVERAWLEYPAAGVIRQLDLTTRRKAEYRAALRTVRELDGPPPRIDNRSKCAACEFADECGVRTRTLRSLLGFG from the coding sequence GTGACTCGACACGTCGCGTTCAGCGACCTCCGGACGGCCGCCTACTGCCCGCGGAAGTGTTACTACCAGCGAACGCGGGACGATCACGACCGCGACCCGCCGCCCGAGGTCGGTGCGGTCAGGGACCTCGCGACCCGGTACGGTGAGTTGCTCGATGCATCCCCCGAGGAACTCGCGGCCGAACCGATCGCCGTCCCGCCCGCCACGTATCGCGAGCGACTGACGAACGCCCGGGACCGACTCGGTGGCGAGGGCGGCGAGGGCGGGGCGGATCACTGGGCCAGACTCCGCGACCCGGCCGATCGGAACGCCCTCGTCACCGGACGCGACTGTCGGGGCATCGTCCACAAGGTACTGGCGGAGCCGATCGAGCCCGCGATCGTCTCGGCCGGAAAGCCGCCCGAACGGGGGGTCTGGCACCCGCAATCGGTCCACGCGGTCGCGGCGGCGAAGGCGCTCGCCTGGGAGCACGAACGGCCGGTCGAACGGGCGTGGCTGGAGTACCCGGCCGCCGGCGTGATCCGGCAACTCGACCTCACGACCCGACGGAAAGCCGAGTACCGGGCGGCCCTGCGGACGGTCCGGGAACTCGACGGGCCGCCGCCGCGGATCGACAACCGATCGAAGTGTGCGGCCTGCGAGTTCGCCGACGAGTGTGGCGTCCGGACGCGGACGCTGCGATCGCTGCTCGGGTTCGGTTAG
- a CDS encoding conditioned medium-induced protein 4, with protein MNDKTEELRDIFTDVTDGEATVTESQEDTRGSLEKDERSVEERLENVIAQMRERYEFETPLSNDQLINLAKAFYDDESDAAIADELGVDEADVFEARLSLHLVANDDADEVDLVAIRNRNEDDAMLADEYDVSEAQIRRYRRVAAAKDESRAANDRYRDEFDSVLADADLTDRMASDVREDGLEDATEGMETDVEF; from the coding sequence ATGAACGACAAAACCGAGGAGCTCCGGGACATCTTCACTGACGTCACCGACGGTGAGGCGACCGTCACCGAATCGCAGGAGGACACTCGCGGCTCGCTCGAGAAGGACGAACGATCCGTCGAGGAACGACTCGAGAACGTCATCGCGCAGATGCGCGAGCGGTACGAGTTCGAGACGCCGCTCTCGAACGACCAGCTCATCAACCTCGCCAAGGCGTTCTACGACGACGAGAGCGACGCGGCGATCGCCGACGAACTTGGCGTCGACGAAGCCGACGTCTTCGAGGCCCGCCTCTCGCTCCACCTCGTGGCCAACGACGACGCCGACGAGGTCGACCTCGTCGCGATCCGCAACCGAAACGAGGACGACGCCATGCTCGCCGACGAGTACGACGTCAGCGAGGCCCAGATCCGCCGGTACCGGAGGGTCGCCGCCGCCAAGGACGAGTCGCGTGCGGCCAATGATCGCTACCGCGACGAGTTCGACAGCGTCCTCGCCGACGCCGACCTGACCGATCGGATGGCGAGCGACGTCCGCGAGGACGGCCTCGAGGACGCCACCGAGGGGATGGAGACGGACGTGGAGTTCTAA
- a CDS encoding (Fe-S)-binding protein — protein MNIVAQAEVTRETYWGISSTEYALFYLLATITIAVLLYGVYQRFARYAEGDDDPFARIDDLPDRVTSAAKIVLSNEKNFNRDLYGGLMHSFILWGFLTLFIATSIIAFNQYGTDLLLNIDFWRGDFYRGYQFMVDAMGLLFVVGIGMAMYRRYWVRNERLWDRHTSNEDDVFIWTLFGLGVGGFLLEGFRIYATGMPEHEIVSFVGYGLAMAFDAIGLPTIEGTATDPTYTAVSVLGANAETLHWLTWWSHSLLAFFFIAWIPYAKPFHMISSFANVVTRDEKAGQRLPNVPSDLDATNAESIDDFTWKEILDQDACTKCGRCSSVCPAKASDRPLDPRNVILDLKKYRESLDAGGDEQPIIADGGTSVINAETMESCMACMACMDACPVEIEHLQSFTRLNRQLTDQGDVSSSMQDVFQNVMQNGNTFGDSPRNRGDWADELEFDVADAREEEVDYLWYVGDFPSYDERNKKVARSLAAILEEADVSFGILFDDEKYDGNDIRRVGEEFLYVELAGHHVETWEDCEFDKIVCTDPHSYNTFENEYPEVDFEEFSDDPMMPFDYEDQWNADGEIEVLHWTQAVEELVSAGHLELSGTELDYTVTYHDPCHLGRYNDEYEAPRELIEATGCTLDEMPRNRDNSFCCGGGGGGLWMDFEEEPKPSEERIREALEDTDAGAGVEKFVVACPMCMTMYEDGRKTGGYEDEIEIVDVAELIVEAIGAEEKAKVAAAAD, from the coding sequence ATGAACATCGTAGCCCAGGCGGAGGTGACCAGGGAAACGTACTGGGGGATCAGCAGTACGGAGTACGCCCTGTTCTATCTCCTCGCGACCATCACGATCGCCGTCCTCCTCTACGGCGTCTACCAGCGGTTCGCCCGCTACGCGGAGGGGGACGACGACCCGTTCGCCCGGATCGACGACCTTCCGGATCGAGTTACCAGCGCCGCAAAGATCGTCCTCTCGAACGAGAAGAACTTCAACCGGGACCTCTACGGCGGACTGATGCACTCGTTTATCCTCTGGGGGTTCCTGACCCTGTTCATCGCGACGTCGATCATCGCGTTCAACCAGTACGGGACCGACCTGCTGTTGAACATCGACTTCTGGCGGGGCGACTTCTACCGCGGCTACCAGTTCATGGTCGACGCGATGGGCCTGCTGTTCGTCGTCGGGATCGGCATGGCGATGTACCGGCGCTACTGGGTTCGCAACGAGCGCCTCTGGGATCGCCACACCTCCAACGAGGACGACGTCTTCATCTGGACGCTGTTCGGCCTCGGCGTCGGCGGCTTCCTCCTCGAGGGCTTTCGCATCTACGCGACTGGCATGCCCGAACACGAGATCGTCAGCTTCGTCGGCTACGGCCTCGCGATGGCCTTCGACGCGATCGGGCTTCCGACGATCGAGGGGACGGCCACCGATCCGACCTACACCGCGGTGAGCGTTCTCGGGGCCAACGCCGAGACACTCCACTGGCTGACCTGGTGGTCCCACTCGCTGCTCGCGTTCTTCTTCATCGCGTGGATCCCTTACGCCAAGCCGTTCCACATGATCTCCTCGTTCGCGAACGTCGTCACCCGCGACGAAAAGGCGGGCCAGCGTCTCCCCAACGTTCCCTCCGACCTCGACGCGACCAACGCCGAGTCGATCGACGACTTCACCTGGAAGGAGATCCTCGATCAGGACGCCTGTACCAAGTGCGGCCGCTGTTCCTCGGTCTGTCCCGCGAAGGCGTCCGATCGGCCCCTCGACCCGCGCAACGTCATCCTCGACCTGAAAAAATACCGCGAGAGCCTCGACGCCGGCGGCGACGAACAGCCGATCATCGCCGACGGCGGCACCTCGGTGATCAACGCGGAGACGATGGAGTCCTGCATGGCCTGTATGGCCTGCATGGACGCCTGTCCGGTCGAGATCGAGCACCTCCAGTCGTTCACCCGGCTCAACCGTCAGCTGACCGACCAGGGAGACGTCTCCTCGTCCATGCAGGACGTCTTCCAGAACGTCATGCAGAACGGCAACACGTTCGGTGACAGTCCCCGGAACCGCGGCGACTGGGCCGACGAACTCGAGTTCGACGTCGCCGACGCCCGCGAGGAGGAGGTCGACTACCTCTGGTACGTCGGCGACTTCCCGAGCTACGACGAGCGCAACAAGAAGGTGGCCCGATCGCTGGCCGCGATTCTCGAAGAGGCCGACGTCAGCTTCGGGATCCTCTTCGACGACGAGAAGTACGACGGGAACGACATCCGCCGCGTCGGCGAGGAGTTCCTCTACGTCGAACTCGCCGGCCACCACGTCGAGACGTGGGAGGACTGCGAGTTCGACAAAATCGTCTGTACGGACCCACACTCCTACAACACGTTCGAGAACGAGTATCCGGAAGTCGACTTCGAGGAGTTCTCGGACGACCCGATGATGCCGTTCGACTACGAGGACCAGTGGAACGCCGACGGCGAGATCGAGGTGCTCCACTGGACGCAGGCCGTGGAGGAACTCGTCTCTGCGGGCCACCTCGAGCTGTCGGGCACCGAACTCGACTACACGGTCACCTACCACGATCCCTGCCATCTGGGCCGGTACAACGACGAGTACGAGGCCCCGCGCGAACTCATCGAGGCCACGGGCTGCACGCTCGACGAGATGCCCCGCAACCGCGACAACTCCTTCTGCTGTGGCGGCGGCGGTGGCGGTCTCTGGATGGACTTCGAGGAAGAGCCGAAACCCAGTGAGGAGCGCATCCGCGAGGCCCTGGAGGACACGGACGCCGGCGCGGGCGTCGAGAAGTTCGTCGTCGCCTGTCCGATGTGCATGACGATGTACGAGGACGGCCGCAAGACCGGCGGCTACGAGGACGAGATCGAGATCGTCGACGTCGCCGAACTCATCGTCGAGGCGATCGGCGCAGAGGAGAAGGCGAAGGTCGCGGCGGCGGCCGACTGA
- a CDS encoding type 1 glutamine amidotransferase, which produces MSQLRLAVLNAAHEDANTTRNFRRELDASLAEFDVTEGEVPDGFEFDGAVVTGSRSSVYWDEDWIDATKEWVGSAIDRGIPALGVCWGHQLLADVLGGTVADMGTYEVGYSPIEHDGNSRLFDGISREFTAFTSHSDEVADLPPGADPIAENEYSNHGFRKDRVFGVQFHPEYDTKTARELVHRKDLSDDRRESVLDEITAANYRDACEAKLVFDNFVEFVREVTATGPAVEADTAGCATTVGSSNDRPN; this is translated from the coding sequence ATGAGTCAGCTCCGTCTCGCCGTCCTCAACGCGGCTCACGAGGACGCGAACACGACGCGAAACTTCCGGCGCGAACTCGACGCCTCGCTGGCCGAGTTCGACGTCACCGAGGGCGAGGTCCCCGACGGGTTCGAGTTCGACGGCGCCGTCGTCACCGGCTCGCGCTCGTCGGTCTACTGGGACGAGGACTGGATCGACGCCACGAAGGAGTGGGTCGGGTCGGCGATCGATCGCGGGATTCCGGCCCTCGGGGTCTGCTGGGGGCACCAGTTGCTCGCGGACGTCCTCGGCGGTACGGTCGCGGACATGGGCACCTACGAGGTCGGCTACAGCCCGATCGAGCACGACGGCAACTCGCGGCTGTTCGACGGCATTTCCCGGGAGTTCACGGCATTCACGAGCCACTCCGACGAGGTGGCCGACCTCCCGCCCGGAGCCGACCCGATCGCCGAAAACGAGTACTCGAACCACGGTTTCCGCAAGGACCGGGTCTTCGGCGTTCAGTTCCACCCCGAGTACGACACGAAGACCGCCCGCGAACTCGTCCACCGGAAGGACCTCTCCGACGATCGGCGCGAGTCCGTCCTCGACGAGATCACCGCGGCGAACTACCGGGACGCCTGCGAGGCAAAACTGGTCTTCGACAACTTCGTCGAGTTCGTCCGCGAGGTGACCGCGACCGGACCGGCCGTCGAAGCGGACACCGCGGGCTGCGCTACGACCGTCGGCAGTTCTAACGATCGTCCCAACTGA
- a CDS encoding AMP-binding protein — MLANDPLPTTVAGVAVASVTLSLARRADRFPDRTAVVDVSEERLYAPAETVHEDRVSYGELSAIAGRTAGRLASLGIGAGDTVCFVSRNRVASLAVLFACRRLGATYAPICHWLTPATVTRPFEALDPDLVVSEAAQRDLVRSIPFDRSVTLEELAAEEGASIEPSDGVDGGSESGDADDDPDTPLLALHGESGRPVAGFSARAVEWNCITAAVTWGLSAVDSTIVCTPLSTVDGLFRVALPLLYAGGTVLLDRAFDPGDALTAIADHGVTTLACRSTAIRELAASDGVAAVDGLDRVLCDAATPAEALAPYLDRGVPIARAYGRLECPVALSGSIDPDRDDGGSVDDVDVGRPVLDCRARLVDADGTVLEGAVEGRLQLSGPVLADGYATTAGTDDDWFDPAAAATAESAAESDPDRGRFTDGWFDTGETVRRDEDGRYHR, encoded by the coding sequence ATGCTTGCGAATGACCCCCTTCCTACTACGGTTGCGGGTGTCGCAGTCGCGTCTGTGACGCTCTCGCTGGCTCGCCGGGCCGATCGCTTCCCGGACCGGACCGCGGTCGTCGACGTCTCCGAGGAACGGCTGTACGCGCCCGCCGAGACCGTCCACGAGGATCGCGTCTCGTACGGAGAACTCTCCGCGATCGCCGGTCGCACCGCCGGGCGTCTGGCGTCGCTCGGAATCGGGGCCGGCGACACGGTCTGTTTCGTCTCGCGTAACCGGGTCGCCTCGCTCGCCGTCCTGTTCGCCTGCCGACGGCTGGGGGCGACGTACGCTCCGATCTGTCACTGGCTGACGCCGGCGACGGTGACGCGCCCGTTCGAGGCGCTCGATCCGGACCTCGTCGTCTCCGAGGCCGCCCAGCGGGATCTCGTCCGATCGATCCCGTTCGATCGGTCGGTGACGCTCGAGGAACTGGCGGCCGAAGAGGGTGCGTCGATCGAGCCGTCCGACGGCGTCGACGGGGGTTCCGAGTCGGGTGACGCGGACGACGATCCGGACACCCCGCTGCTCGCGCTCCACGGCGAGTCCGGACGCCCGGTCGCCGGCTTCTCGGCGCGCGCCGTCGAGTGGAACTGCATCACTGCGGCCGTGACGTGGGGGCTCTCCGCCGTCGACTCGACGATCGTCTGTACGCCGCTCTCGACGGTCGACGGGCTGTTCCGGGTGGCGCTTCCCCTGCTCTACGCCGGGGGAACGGTCCTGCTCGATCGGGCCTTCGATCCCGGCGACGCGCTGACGGCGATCGCGGATCACGGGGTGACGACGCTGGCCTGTCGATCGACCGCGATCCGCGAACTCGCGGCCAGCGATGGGGTCGCGGCGGTCGACGGGCTCGATCGCGTGCTCTGTGACGCGGCGACCCCGGCGGAGGCGCTCGCGCCGTACCTCGACCGCGGCGTCCCGATCGCCCGGGCGTACGGTCGGCTCGAGTGCCCCGTCGCCCTGAGCGGGTCGATCGATCCCGATCGGGACGACGGCGGGTCCGTCGACGACGTCGACGTCGGTCGCCCCGTACTGGACTGTCGGGCCCGCCTCGTCGACGCCGACGGAACCGTTCTCGAGGGCGCAGTCGAGGGGCGACTCCAGCTATCGGGGCCGGTGCTCGCCGACGGCTACGCAACTACTGCCGGAACGGACGACGACTGGTTCGATCCTGCGGCCGCGGCGACCGCCGAATCGGCGGCGGAGTCCGACCCCGATCGCGGTCGGTTCACGGACGGCTGGTTCGACACCGGCGAGACCGTCCGTCGTGACGAAGACGGGCGCTATCACCGGTAG
- a CDS encoding cation:proton antiporter, with protein MWSNTPLVVAVAIPELPLEEPVLVFTIALAVFLVGPLLVRRLGQPGIIGIVLFGAILGPGGTGLVAHSDAIVLLGEVGLIYLLFTVGLELDLRQFSEDPGSAALFGLVSFGLPFVVGTIVAMALLGLDRLSALLLAAVFASHTLLAYPIVNRYDVTRNRAVTAVFGGILFTDTLALFVLALVRSAAEAGLTASVVVEKIVALGVLLAGTWFVVPPIARRFFQNFSEESYFEFLFVTVVFFGAASAATLLDVAPILGAFVGGLALNRLIPEGGTLLSRIEFAGNAFFIPFFLLHVGMFVDATVIFQGRRTLEVAAVIVGVMIALKWLAAWLVARVKGYTADERDVMFGLSIGQAAAALAITLIGFEVGLFDAAILNAVVLMLIVSAVLSPWVTKRAGQRLALAEAVEPDDGALGDPRILLPISYAADRQRQLLEMALLLKDDERERPIHTLTVVQPARRGSPDRTVDEAYDDLEELTAVGSEAEVPVDPEIRVNHNPASGIVRGAVEVQADLLLLGWDAQRSIGQRLFGSVIDQVLARTTDPVMVARLGHPVNTTDRLFVVLPDGIDHHEGFFESVALLKRLADRLGAPVTVLAVGGSAHQYERLFDLVEPELDAEFRELSSWRALHSRLEDDATANDLVSVISSRPGSVGWHDELRELPSRLAELPPASFVLLHPREDDPEYDRQFLRFK; from the coding sequence ATGTGGTCGAACACGCCGCTGGTAGTCGCAGTCGCGATTCCCGAGCTCCCGCTCGAGGAGCCGGTCCTGGTATTCACCATCGCGCTGGCGGTCTTCCTTGTCGGACCGTTGCTCGTGCGACGGCTCGGTCAGCCGGGAATCATCGGCATCGTCCTGTTCGGGGCGATCCTCGGCCCCGGCGGAACGGGGCTGGTCGCACACAGCGACGCGATCGTCCTGCTCGGCGAGGTCGGGCTGATCTATCTCCTCTTTACCGTCGGTCTCGAACTCGATCTTCGGCAGTTCTCGGAGGACCCGGGTAGCGCGGCCCTGTTCGGACTCGTGAGCTTCGGGCTTCCGTTCGTCGTCGGAACGATCGTCGCGATGGCCCTGCTCGGCCTGGATCGGCTCTCCGCGCTGCTCCTCGCTGCCGTGTTCGCGTCCCACACGCTGCTGGCGTATCCGATCGTCAACCGGTACGACGTCACCAGGAACCGGGCCGTAACCGCCGTCTTCGGCGGTATTCTGTTTACTGATACGCTCGCCCTGTTCGTCCTCGCGCTGGTCCGGAGCGCGGCCGAGGCGGGACTGACCGCCAGCGTCGTCGTCGAGAAGATCGTCGCGCTGGGTGTCCTGCTGGCCGGGACCTGGTTCGTCGTCCCGCCGATCGCGCGCCGGTTCTTCCAGAATTTCAGCGAGGAGAGCTACTTCGAGTTCCTGTTCGTCACCGTCGTCTTCTTCGGTGCGGCCAGCGCCGCGACGCTGCTGGACGTCGCACCGATCCTCGGGGCGTTCGTCGGCGGCCTCGCGCTCAATCGGTTGATCCCCGAGGGTGGGACGTTGCTCTCCCGGATCGAATTCGCGGGCAACGCCTTCTTCATCCCCTTCTTCCTGCTGCACGTCGGCATGTTCGTCGACGCGACGGTCATCTTCCAGGGCCGGCGGACCCTCGAAGTCGCGGCCGTCATCGTCGGCGTCATGATCGCGCTGAAGTGGCTGGCGGCGTGGCTCGTCGCCCGCGTCAAGGGGTACACCGCCGACGAGCGGGACGTCATGTTCGGCCTCTCGATCGGGCAGGCCGCGGCGGCGCTGGCGATCACGCTGATCGGCTTCGAGGTGGGGCTGTTCGACGCAGCGATCCTCAACGCAGTCGTTCTCATGCTGATCGTGTCCGCCGTTCTCAGCCCCTGGGTCACGAAACGCGCCGGACAGCGGCTCGCGCTCGCAGAGGCCGTCGAACCCGACGACGGCGCCCTCGGCGACCCGCGAATCCTGCTTCCGATCTCCTACGCCGCCGATCGCCAGCGGCAGCTGCTCGAGATGGCCCTGTTACTCAAGGACGACGAACGCGAGCGGCCAATCCACACGCTCACCGTCGTCCAACCCGCCCGTCGCGGTTCCCCGGACCGGACGGTCGACGAGGCGTACGACGACCTCGAAGAACTCACCGCCGTCGGGAGCGAGGCCGAGGTCCCCGTCGATCCGGAGATCCGGGTCAATCACAACCCCGCTTCGGGGATCGTCCGCGGCGCGGTCGAAGTACAGGCCGATCTACTCTTGCTCGGCTGGGACGCCCAGCGATCGATCGGCCAGCGGCTGTTCGGGAGCGTCATCGACCAGGTCCTCGCTCGGACGACCGATCCCGTGATGGTCGCTCGACTCGGACACCCGGTCAACACGACCGACCGGCTCTTCGTCGTCCTCCCGGACGGGATCGACCATCACGAGGGCTTCTTCGAGAGCGTCGCCCTGCTCAAGCGGCTCGCGGACCGACTCGGCGCACCGGTCACCGTCCTCGCAGTCGGGGGGTCGGCCCACCAGTACGAACGGCTCTTCGATCTCGTCGAGCCGGAACTGGACGCCGAGTTCCGAGAACTGTCCTCGTGGCGGGCGCTGCACTCGCGACTCGAGGACGACGCGACGGCGAACGACCTGGTTAGCGTGATCTCCTCGCGACCGGGGAGCGTCGGCTGGCACGACGAACTCCGCGAGCTACCCTCCCGACTCGCGGAGCTCCCGCCGGCGTCGTTCGTCCTGTTACACCCGCGGGAGGACGATCCGGAGTACGATCGGCAGTTCCTGCGGTTCAAGTAG